A stretch of the Vigna radiata var. radiata cultivar VC1973A chromosome 7, Vradiata_ver6, whole genome shotgun sequence genome encodes the following:
- the LOC106765880 gene encoding pentatricopeptide repeat-containing protein At2g33680: MPLPFPPQHVQVLRAFLRYTVNKELRRGRVLHARILRNGFFSFTHIANALINLYTKCGHFTQANLVFDNIVHKDVISWNCLINAFSQQQAYASSHVMRLFRRMMACTTLPNAHTFTGVFTAASNLSDASAGRMAHALAVKTAWSDDVFVASSLLNLYCKTGLVAEARELFDEMPVRNVVSWATMISGYASKEFAYEAFQLFELLRHEKESDNEKEFVITSVLSALTSHVYVDTGRQVHSLVVKNGGVCFVSVGNALVTMYAKCGSLEDALKTFELSGNKNSITWSAMVTGFAQSGDADKALKLFYDMHRSGVFPTEYTLVGVINACSDVCAIVEGRQMHGFSLKLGYELQLYVMSALVDMYAKCGSIGDALKGFEYIQQPDVVLWTSIITGYVQNGDYEGALNLYGKMQMGRVIPNDLTMASVLKACSSLVALDQGKQMHAGIIKYGFSLEVPIGSALSAMYAKCGSLDDGCRIFRRMPSRDVISWNAMISGLSQNGRGIEALKLFEEMCSEGTKPDSVTFVNLLSACSHMGLVDRGWVYFKTMFDEFNIAPTVEHYACMVDILSRAGQLNEAKEFIESATVDHGLCLWRILLGACKNHRNYYLGAYAGEKLMELGSPESSAYVLLSSIYTALGKWEDVERVRGMMKTRGVTKEPGCSWIELKSLTHVFVVGDNMHPQIEEIRLALKLLTKLMKDEGYQPLLDPLLPKVISDDLKDEEGSDEIQLRVCGGF; this comes from the exons ATGCCTCTTCCATTTCCTCCCCAACACGTGCAAGTGTTGCGTGCTTTCCTTCGCTACACTGTCAACAAAGAACTTCGTAGAGGTCGAGTTTTGCACGCTCGCATTCTCAGAAACGGTTTTTTCTCCTTCACTCACATTGCCAACGCCCTCATCAACCTCTACACAAAGTGTGGTCACTTCACACAAGCCAACCTCGTATTCGACAACATCGTTCACAAGGACGTCATCTCATGGAACTGTCTCATCAATGCATTCTCCCAACAGCAAGCCTACGCCTCGTCTCACGTCATGCGTCTCTTTCGCCGTATGATGGCCTGCACCACCCTCCCCAACGCCCACACCTTCACTGGCGTCTTCACCGCCGCCTCCAACCTCTCCGACGCCAGCGCCGGCCGTATGGCCCACGCTCTTGCCGTCAAAACGGCCTGGTCCGATGACGTTTTCGTTGCCAGTTCACTTCTTAACTTGTACTGCAAAACGGGTCTCGTTGCGGAGGCGCGTGAGCTGTTTGACGAAATGCCTGTGAGGAATGTGGTTTCTTGGGCTACCATGATTTCTGGGTATGCTTCCAAGGAGTTTGCTTATGAGGCTTTTCAGCTCTTTGAACTATTGCGTCATGAAAAAGAGAGTGACAATGAAAAAGAGTTTGTGATCACCAGTGTTCTTAGTGCTTTGACGAGTCACGTGTATGTGGACACCGGAAGGCAGGTTCATTCTCTTGTGGTGAAAAACGGGGGTGTTTGCTTTGTCTCTGTGGGGAATGCTCTCGTGACGATGTATGCGAAGTGTGGGAGCTTGGAGGATGCGCTCAAGACTTTTGAGTTGTCGGGGAACAAAAATTCTATCACGTGGTCGGCTATGGTAACTGGTTTTGCTCAGAGTGGGGATGCGGATAAGGCTCTGAAACTGTTTTATGATATGCATCGCTCTGGGGTTTTTCCCACTGAGTATACTCTTGTTGGGGTGATCAATGCTTGTAGCGATGTTTGTGCTATTGTGGAAGGGAGACAAATGCATGGTTTTTCCTTGAAGCTGGGTTATGAATTGCAGTTGTATGTGATGTCGGCTTTGGTGGACATGTACGCGAAGTGTGGTAGTATAGGGGATGCACTGAAGGGTTTTGAATATATTCAACAACCTGATGTTGTTCTCTGGACTTCAATCATAACGGGTTATGTACAAAATGGGGATTATGAAGGTGCTTTGAATTTGTACGGTAAAATGCAGATGGGGCGAGTTATCCCCAATGATTTAACTATGGCGAGTGTTCTAAAGGCTTGTTCTAGCTTGGTGGCTTTAGATCAGGGAAAGCAAATGCATGCCGGGATTATTAAGTATGGTTTTAGCTTGGAAGTTCCGATTGGAAGTGCTCTTTCTGCCATGTATGCAAAGTGTGGAAGTTTGGATGATGGATGCCGCATCTTTAGGAGGATGCCTTCTAGAGATGTAATTTCGTGGAATGCAATGATATCCGGACTTTCTCAAAATGGTCGCGGCATTGAAGCCTTGAAGTTGTTTGAAGAGATGTGTTCGGAGGGAACAAAGCCCGATAGTGTCACATTTGTGAATCTTCTCTCTGCTTGTAGTCATATGGGTTTGGTGGACAGAGGGTGGGTTTATTTTAAGACGATGTTTGATGAGTTTAACATTGCTCCTACAGTAGAGCATTATGCTTGCATGGTTGATATCTTGAGCCGTGCTGGACAACTAAATGAAGCAAAAGAATTCATTGAATCAGCAACAGTTGATCATGGTCTATGTCTGTGGCGCATATTATTAGGGGCGTGTAAGAACCATCGTAACTATTATCTTGGTGCTTATGCTGGAGAGAAACTAATGGAGTTAGGCTCGCCAGAATCGTCTGCATATGTATTGTTGTCGAGTATATATACGGCTTTAGGAAAATGGGAAGACGTGGAGCGTGTCAGGGGGATGATGAAGACCCGAGGGGTGACTAAAGAACCTGGTTGTAGCTGGATTGAGTTGAAAAGTTTGACCCATGTATTTGTTGTTGGAGACAATATGCACCCACAAATTGAAGAAATAAGGTTGGCGTTAAAACTGTTAACCAAGTTAATGAAAGATGAAGGATATCAACCTCTTCTTGATCCATTACTTCCTAAAGTTATCAGTGATGATTTGAAAG ATGAAGAAGGCAGCGATGAGATACAACTCAGGGTTTGTGGTGGCTTTTAG